In a single window of the Cucumis melo cultivar AY chromosome 11, USDA_Cmelo_AY_1.0, whole genome shotgun sequence genome:
- the LOC103490509 gene encoding uncharacterized protein LOC103490509 produces the protein MFGFAFFGWRKASKCKKLIKQVQCRLKLLKNKKSVITKQLREDIVQLLENGYHQTAFNRVEQIVKDETRMAAYEILDNFCEFILLNLSYICKHKECPNDVNEAVSSLLFASARCGDLPELQLIRKLFGERYGRSFETTAVELNPGNLVNLQIKEKLSINCVSDDEKQKMMNEIVRDCLKPELLALEYRSEWHQNQVTAKEVIQVHADEKTEQQKKLAINAYETKKGDLHYSDSVTSTSCECFPQLPEERIVYLDDVVELCSSTTTEGDQRLFKFKTTPTLSNREISRENHHNQIDLVQSESWSEDENSRSKTSIEGSKKRFVVVVEGKPKKEDYKHEKSSWKQRKMDKYWTSASEITTDKEIEWANFYKKPMRRRTKREDPPPSHDKKFTTYDGFNANINHKKAEANCRKIDVKKDGLYLRAVTMPTERPKERLKEVSFGRTKSCPYEQPSHVHPKLPDYDDIAAKFIALKRERLQNNTLKT, from the exons ATGTTTGGCTTTGCCTTCTTCGGCTGGCGAAAAGCTTCTAAATG TAAAAAGTTGATCAAACAGGTTCAATGCCGTCTCAAgcttttgaaaaacaaaaagagtGTAATTACAAAGCAATTGAGAGAAGATATTGTACAACTCCTTGAGAATGGCTACCATCAAACTGCCTTCAATAGG GTTGAGCAGATCGTGAAAGACGAAACCAGAATGGCAGCATATGAGATTCTGGACAATTTCTGTGAATTCATACTCTTGAATCTCTCCTACATATGCAAACACAA ggAATGTCCTAATGATGTTAATGAAGCAGTTTCAAGTCTGTTGTTTGCATCAGCTAGATGTGGTGATCTTCCTGAGTTGCAGCTTATAAGGAAACTGTTTGGTGAACGTTATGGTCGTAGCTTTGAAACTACTGCTGTTGAGCTTAATCCAGGCAATCTTGTCAATCTCCAA ATCAAAGAAAAGCTGTCAATAAATTGTGTGTCGGATGATGAAAAACAGAAAATGATGAATGAAATCGTTAGAGATTGTCTTAAACCTGAGCTTTTGGCTCTTGAATACCGTTCAGAATGGCACCAAAATCAG GTAACAGCAAAGGAAGTTATTCAAGTTCATGCTGATGAAAAGACAGAGCAACAGAAAAAACTAGCAATAAATGCTTACGAGACAAAAAAGGGAGACTTACATTATTCTGATTCAGTAACTAGCACATCTTGTGAATGTTTTCCTCAGTTACCTGAGGAAAGGATTGTTTATCTTGATGATGTTGTGGAGCTTTGTTCCTCGACCACAACAGAAGGAGATCAAAGACTGTTCAAATTCAAAACAACCCCAACTTTGTCAAACAGAGAGATTAGCAGAGAAAATCATCACAACCAAATTGATTTGGTTCAAAGTGAATCTTGGAGTGAGGATGAAAATTCAAGATCAAAAACGTCTATTGAAGGATCAAAGAAGAGGTTTGTGGTAGTGGTAGAAGGAAAGCCTAAGAAAGAGGATTATAAACATGAAAAATCTTCATGGAAGCAGAGGAAAATGGATAAGTATTGGACTTCTGCTTCAGAAATAACAACAGATAAGGAAATTGAATGGGCAAATTTTTACAAGAAACCGATGAGGAGGAGGACAAAAAGGGAAGACCCACCTCCAAGTCATGACAAGAAATTTACAACATATGATGGCTTCAATGCCAACATAAACCACAAGAAAGCTGAAGCAAATTGTCGAAAGATAGATGTAAAAAAAGATGGGCTTTATTTAAGGGCAGTGACAATGCCAACAGAAAGGCCAAAAGAGAGGCTGAAAGAAGTGAGCTTTGGTCGTACAAAATCATGCCCTTATGAGCAACCAAGCCATGTTCATCCAAAGTTACCAGATTATGATGATATTGCAGCAAAGTTCATAGCTCTGAAAAGAGAACGCCTCCAAAATAACACTCTTAAGACTTAG